One window of the Flexivirga oryzae genome contains the following:
- a CDS encoding GNAT family N-acetyltransferase has product MATDVTVRRARADDAEAVAALRRTVFPYKVMSAEMLRHAITSEHPGEERLALVAERTDRIVGWGKAGLNVWTSASGHSSLAVFVHPDHRGDGIGSTLCTRLHQHLRDAGAQRVQVFALQDSGEFARHRGYEPTRTMHYAGVRLEDLPPGPTPPAGVELHTYAEVDPRSVYAAEMLAASDEPGDAPLDSMDYDQWLTDFWNDPAIDRNLSVAAVSGDEVLSFTIAETDGDRLWSAFSGTVPPQRGRGLSKLVKSASLHRAHANGVVSAYTSNDDRNGPMLAVNDWLGYRRVATELGLARDL; this is encoded by the coding sequence ATGGCGACCGACGTGACCGTGCGCAGAGCCAGAGCCGATGACGCCGAAGCCGTCGCGGCGCTGCGCCGGACGGTCTTCCCGTACAAAGTGATGTCGGCCGAGATGCTGCGACACGCCATCACCTCCGAGCACCCCGGCGAGGAACGCCTGGCACTCGTCGCGGAGCGCACCGACCGGATCGTCGGCTGGGGCAAGGCCGGCCTGAACGTGTGGACCAGCGCATCCGGACACAGCAGCCTCGCGGTCTTCGTACATCCGGACCATCGCGGGGACGGCATCGGCAGCACGCTCTGCACACGTCTGCACCAGCACCTGCGCGACGCCGGCGCGCAGCGCGTCCAGGTCTTCGCACTGCAGGACAGCGGTGAGTTCGCCCGGCACCGCGGTTACGAACCCACCCGTACCATGCACTACGCCGGTGTCCGGCTGGAAGACCTCCCGCCCGGACCCACACCTCCGGCGGGCGTCGAGCTCCACACGTATGCCGAAGTGGATCCACGGTCCGTCTACGCCGCCGAGATGCTCGCTGCCTCCGACGAACCGGGTGACGCGCCGCTCGATTCGATGGATTACGACCAGTGGCTCACCGACTTCTGGAACGATCCCGCGATCGACAGAAACCTCAGTGTCGCAGCGGTTTCCGGCGATGAGGTGCTGTCCTTCACGATCGCCGAGACGGACGGGGACCGGTTGTGGTCCGCCTTCAGCGGCACCGTCCCGCCGCAGCGTGGCCGCGGCCTGTCGAAGCTCGTCAAGTCCGCGTCCCTCCACCGGGCGCACGCGAACGGCGTCGTGTCGGCATACACCTCCAACGACGACCGGAACGGCCCGATGCTCGCAGTCAACGACTGGCTCGGTTACCGCCGGGTCGCCACCGAGCTCGGACTCGCGCGGGACTTGTGA
- a CDS encoding PadR family transcriptional regulator codes for MGKKRAMHEVSFLILTALAGGSQHGYGIISDVEQISTGRVRLKAGTLYAALDRLADEGLIHPDREEVVEGRLRRYYSITHDGRERLGHEAERLRANARVALRRLRPGGATS; via the coding sequence ATGGGTAAGAAGCGCGCGATGCACGAGGTCAGCTTCCTAATCCTGACCGCGCTCGCCGGCGGCAGCCAGCACGGCTACGGCATCATCAGCGACGTCGAGCAGATCTCCACCGGCCGCGTCCGGCTGAAGGCGGGGACCCTCTACGCCGCGCTCGATCGCCTCGCCGATGAAGGCCTGATCCACCCGGACCGCGAAGAGGTCGTCGAGGGACGGTTGCGCCGCTATTACTCGATCACCCACGACGGCCGTGAGCGGCTCGGCCATGAGGCGGAGCGACTGCGAGCCAACGCACGGGTCGCGCTCCGCCGGCTGCGGCCGGGAGGAGCGACGTCATGA
- a CDS encoding carboxymuconolactone decarboxylase family protein, which translates to MEPRMKIANVVPEAYDAVLGLEKYASAHVDPTLYELVKLRASMINGCGFCIDMHSHDALKAGETPQRLFELMAWREVDCFTDKERAALALVDQVTRLDEGGVSDEVWDEANAQFTEEEVANLLVAIATINVWNRVAIPTRMQPPKR; encoded by the coding sequence ATGGAACCGCGGATGAAGATCGCGAACGTCGTACCGGAGGCGTACGACGCCGTTCTCGGCCTGGAGAAGTACGCTTCCGCGCATGTCGACCCCACCCTCTACGAACTGGTCAAGCTGCGGGCATCGATGATCAACGGCTGCGGCTTCTGCATCGACATGCACAGCCACGACGCGCTCAAGGCCGGCGAGACACCGCAACGACTCTTCGAGCTGATGGCCTGGCGGGAGGTGGACTGCTTCACCGACAAGGAGCGCGCGGCGCTCGCGCTGGTCGATCAGGTCACCCGGCTCGACGAGGGCGGCGTCAGCGACGAGGTGTGGGACGAGGCCAACGCGCAGTTCACCGAGGAGGAGGTTGCCAACCTGTTGGTGGCGATTGCGACCATCAATGTGTGGAACCGAGTCGCGATACCGACCAGAATGCAGCCGCCCAAGCGGTGA
- a CDS encoding 2-oxoacid:acceptor oxidoreductase subunit alpha yields MSNLKQINSVVVRFAGDSGDGMQLTGDRFTSDSAVLGNDLSTLPNFPAEIRAPQGTLPGVSSFQVHFADHDALTPGDAPDVLVAMNPAALKANLGDLPRGSTIIVNTDEFSKRNLSKVGYASSPLDDDSLEAWQVHAVPLTSITVEALADFDLGRKDKERAKNMFALGLLSWMYTRPLDGTYAFLRAKFAGQPDILEANLTALRAGHAYGETTEAFSVQYAVAPAPMEPGTYRNITGNVATAYGLVTAAHRAKLPLVLGSYPITPASDLLHNLSRMKHFGVTTIQAEDEIAAVGAALGASFGGSIGVTTTSGPGLALKSETIGLGVALELPLVVIDVQRGGPSTGLPTKTEQADLLQAMFGRNGESPVAVIAASSPADCFNAAADAVRIATTYRTPVILLTDGYLANGSQPWRLPTSADDLPEVTVEFATEPDATDAKGNPVFHPYLRDEKTLARPWAVPGTPGLEHRVGGIEKADGSGNISYDPANHDHMVRTRQAKIDGIAVPDVVVDDPTGDAKLLVLGWGSTYGPIAAGVRLARATGARIARAHLRNLAPFPANLGEVLRSYDRVLLPEMNLGQLALLLRGKYLVDIRSHNAVRGLPFTAVEIATVIGEQLEDLGEGANA; encoded by the coding sequence GTGAGCAACCTCAAACAGATCAACAGTGTCGTCGTGCGCTTCGCCGGAGACTCCGGCGACGGCATGCAGTTGACCGGTGACCGATTCACCAGCGACTCGGCCGTGCTCGGCAACGACCTGTCGACGCTGCCCAACTTTCCCGCCGAGATCCGGGCGCCCCAGGGGACGCTCCCCGGCGTCTCCAGCTTCCAGGTGCACTTCGCCGACCACGACGCGCTCACCCCGGGCGATGCTCCCGACGTGCTGGTCGCGATGAACCCCGCCGCGTTGAAGGCCAACCTCGGGGACCTGCCGCGCGGATCCACGATCATCGTCAACACCGACGAGTTCTCCAAGCGCAACCTGTCCAAGGTCGGCTACGCGTCCAGCCCGCTCGACGACGACTCGCTCGAGGCGTGGCAGGTCCACGCAGTCCCGCTCACCTCGATCACGGTCGAGGCGCTGGCCGACTTCGACCTGGGCCGCAAGGACAAGGAACGCGCGAAGAACATGTTCGCGCTCGGCCTGCTCTCCTGGATGTACACCCGTCCGCTGGACGGCACCTACGCGTTCCTGCGCGCCAAGTTCGCCGGCCAGCCCGACATCCTCGAGGCGAACCTCACGGCGCTGCGCGCCGGTCATGCGTATGGCGAGACCACCGAAGCCTTCTCCGTGCAGTACGCCGTCGCCCCGGCGCCGATGGAGCCGGGGACCTACCGCAACATCACCGGAAACGTCGCAACGGCATACGGCCTGGTGACCGCGGCACACCGTGCGAAGCTCCCGCTCGTGCTGGGCAGCTACCCCATCACTCCCGCCTCCGATCTGCTGCACAACCTGTCGCGCATGAAGCACTTCGGCGTGACCACGATCCAGGCCGAGGACGAGATCGCCGCCGTCGGCGCCGCCCTGGGCGCGTCCTTCGGCGGCTCGATCGGTGTCACCACCACGAGCGGCCCGGGACTCGCCCTGAAGTCCGAGACGATCGGCCTCGGCGTCGCGCTGGAACTCCCGCTGGTGGTCATCGACGTCCAGCGTGGCGGACCGTCGACCGGCCTGCCCACCAAGACCGAGCAGGCCGACCTCCTGCAGGCCATGTTCGGCCGGAACGGCGAGTCACCCGTCGCGGTCATCGCAGCGAGTTCCCCGGCGGACTGCTTCAACGCCGCGGCCGACGCAGTGCGCATCGCGACCACCTACCGGACGCCGGTGATCCTGCTCACCGACGGCTACCTCGCCAACGGCTCGCAGCCCTGGCGGTTGCCGACGTCGGCCGATGACCTGCCCGAGGTGACCGTCGAGTTCGCCACCGAGCCGGACGCCACTGACGCCAAGGGCAATCCGGTCTTCCACCCCTACCTGCGGGACGAGAAGACCCTGGCCCGGCCGTGGGCCGTCCCCGGCACGCCCGGCCTGGAGCACCGCGTCGGCGGCATCGAGAAGGCGGACGGCAGCGGCAACATCAGCTACGACCCGGCCAACCACGACCACATGGTCCGCACCCGGCAGGCCAAGATCGACGGCATCGCGGTGCCCGACGTCGTGGTGGACGACCCCACGGGAGACGCGAAACTCCTCGTCCTGGGCTGGGGCTCGACCTACGGGCCGATCGCGGCCGGTGTCCGGCTGGCCCGCGCGACCGGTGCCCGGATCGCCCGCGCACACCTGCGCAACCTGGCACCGTTCCCGGCCAACCTCGGCGAGGTGTTGCGCTCCTACGACCGGGTCCTGTTGCCGGAGATGAACCTCGGTCAGCTCGCGTTGCTGCTGCGCGGCAAGTACCTGGTCGACATACGAAGCCACAACGCGGTGCGCGGATTGCCTTTCACCGCAGTCGAAATCGCCACCGTCATCGGTGAGCAACTGGAAGACCTCGGGGAAGGGGCCAACGCATGA
- a CDS encoding 2-oxoacid:ferredoxin oxidoreductase subunit beta, with the protein MSTTDLNTPRTSGIVGVPLLADGEKQTKRDFTSDQEVRWCPGCGDYIILNAVQSFLPELGLRRENIVFISGIGCSSRFPYYLDTYGMHSIHGRAPAIATGLATSRPDLSVWVVTGDGDALSIGGNHLIHALRRNVNLKILLFNNKIYGLTKGQYSPTSEVGAVTKSTPLGSVDQPFNPVSLALGAEASFVARTMDSDRKHLTDVLRAAAQHRGSALVEIYQNCPIFNDGAFDVLKDADESRARVLRLVDGEPVRAGEGDNARVVIRNAAGDLELVPESAAEPDRIVTHDAAAANPAAAFALSRFDGPEMTNVPMGIFRNVERPTYDDGVRAQVEAASPNGPATDEELLALLHGGDTWAVDG; encoded by the coding sequence ATGAGCACCACCGACCTCAACACACCACGGACGAGCGGCATCGTCGGCGTTCCGCTGCTCGCCGACGGCGAGAAGCAGACCAAGCGGGACTTCACCTCCGACCAGGAGGTGCGCTGGTGCCCCGGCTGCGGCGACTACATCATCCTCAACGCGGTCCAGAGCTTCCTGCCCGAGCTCGGGCTGCGCCGGGAGAACATCGTCTTCATCTCCGGCATCGGCTGCTCGAGCCGATTCCCCTACTACCTCGACACCTACGGCATGCACTCCATCCACGGCCGCGCGCCGGCGATCGCCACCGGACTGGCGACGAGCCGGCCGGATCTGTCGGTCTGGGTCGTCACCGGTGACGGTGACGCGCTGTCGATCGGCGGCAACCACCTGATCCACGCACTGAGGCGCAACGTCAACCTGAAGATCCTGCTGTTCAACAACAAGATCTACGGCCTCACCAAGGGGCAGTACTCCCCCACCTCCGAAGTCGGCGCGGTGACCAAGTCAACACCCCTCGGGTCCGTCGACCAGCCGTTCAACCCAGTGTCGCTAGCTCTCGGTGCAGAGGCGAGTTTCGTTGCGCGCACGATGGATTCGGATCGCAAGCACCTGACAGACGTGCTGCGGGCAGCCGCCCAGCACCGCGGCTCGGCACTGGTCGAGATCTACCAGAACTGCCCCATCTTCAACGACGGCGCCTTCGACGTGCTGAAGGACGCCGACGAGAGCAGGGCGCGGGTGCTGCGACTGGTCGACGGCGAGCCGGTGCGCGCCGGCGAGGGCGACAACGCACGGGTCGTCATCCGCAATGCGGCCGGCGACCTCGAGCTGGTGCCCGAGTCCGCCGCCGAGCCCGACCGGATCGTCACCCACGACGCGGCCGCGGCCAACCCGGCTGCGGCGTTCGCGCTGTCCCGCTTCGACGGCCCGGAGATGACCAACGTCCCGATGGGCATCTTCCGCAACGTCGAGCGACCCACCTACGACGACGGGGTGCGCGCGCAGGTCGAGGCTGCGTCGCCGAACGGACCCGCCACCGACGAGGAACTGCTCGCCTTGCTGCACGGCGGCGACACCTGGGCAGTGGACGGCTGA
- the rarD gene encoding EamA family transporter RarD, producing the protein MAAVQTTRPETSSPKSSPVGGNGAAYGLLAYLIWGAFPLYFDALKPAGAWEVLAHRILWTLVVCLIALAATRNLGFLHRLVSDRRQLGATTVAGLLIAVNWGVYIEAVDSGHTVEAALGYFLNPLVTVALGVVVLHERLRVLQWVAVGVGALACVYLAIDYGRPPWISVVLALSFASYGFMKKRIGGSLTAIESLSAESVALTPIALVILVGVGMTGNATFTSHGSGHFLLLLCAGIVTAVPLLLFAAAASRVPLVTIGLLQFITPILQLLCGVLLLGEHMPISRWIGFAIVWVALILLTFDSLTASTRARRLARAAENCAI; encoded by the coding sequence ATGGCAGCCGTGCAGACCACCCGACCGGAGACTTCGTCGCCGAAGTCGTCCCCGGTCGGTGGCAACGGTGCGGCCTACGGCCTCCTCGCCTATCTCATCTGGGGTGCCTTCCCGCTCTACTTCGACGCACTGAAGCCGGCCGGCGCCTGGGAGGTGCTGGCGCACCGGATCCTCTGGACGCTCGTCGTGTGCCTGATCGCGCTCGCAGCCACCCGCAACCTGGGCTTCCTGCACCGTCTCGTGTCCGACCGGCGCCAGCTGGGCGCGACCACCGTCGCGGGCCTGCTGATCGCGGTCAATTGGGGGGTCTACATCGAGGCGGTCGACTCCGGGCACACCGTGGAGGCGGCGCTCGGCTACTTCCTCAACCCGTTGGTCACGGTGGCGCTCGGCGTGGTCGTGCTGCACGAACGGCTGCGCGTCCTGCAATGGGTCGCCGTCGGCGTCGGTGCGCTCGCCTGCGTCTACCTGGCGATCGACTACGGCCGCCCGCCGTGGATCTCGGTGGTGCTCGCGCTGTCGTTCGCCAGCTACGGGTTCATGAAGAAGCGCATCGGCGGCTCGCTCACCGCGATCGAGAGCCTGTCCGCCGAGAGCGTGGCCCTCACACCGATCGCCCTCGTCATACTCGTCGGCGTCGGTATGACGGGCAACGCCACCTTCACCTCGCACGGCAGCGGCCACTTCCTGCTGCTGCTGTGCGCCGGCATCGTGACCGCCGTGCCGCTACTGCTCTTCGCCGCCGCAGCAAGCCGGGTGCCGCTGGTGACGATCGGACTGCTGCAGTTCATCACGCCGATCCTGCAACTGCTGTGTGGCGTCCTGCTGCTCGGCGAGCACATGCCGATCTCCCGGTGGATCGGCTTCGCGATCGTGTGGGTCGCACTGATCCTGCTGACGTTCGACTCGCTCACCGCGAGCACACGCGCGCGACGGCTGGCCCGGGCCGCCGAGAACTGCGCGATCTGA
- a CDS encoding SRPBCC domain-containing protein, with protein MRTTATTRPIDETRGAVRVEDVYDTGIDDLWDACTSPERLARWIAQVSGELRVGETIHATFTSTWSAPVRIDACDAPHHLLLTSDPGTAEEGQLEAWLTDEGPRTRLVVEDRGIPVEELPFHGAGWQVHLEDLGRSLASGDTAHPDGWSQDRPSPAWHAHWQELIPAYRGSETG; from the coding sequence ATGAGAACGACTGCAACGACGAGGCCGATCGACGAAACCCGCGGCGCAGTGCGCGTCGAGGACGTCTACGACACCGGCATCGACGACCTGTGGGATGCCTGTACCTCGCCGGAGCGACTCGCCCGGTGGATCGCCCAGGTGTCGGGTGAGTTGCGGGTGGGCGAGACCATCCACGCGACCTTCACCAGCACGTGGAGCGCACCGGTGCGGATCGATGCCTGCGATGCACCGCACCACCTGCTGTTGACCTCCGACCCGGGCACGGCGGAGGAGGGCCAACTCGAAGCCTGGCTCACCGACGAAGGACCGAGAACCCGCCTGGTCGTTGAGGACCGCGGTATCCCGGTGGAGGAGTTGCCCTTCCATGGTGCGGGCTGGCAGGTGCACCTGGAGGACCTCGGCCGATCGCTGGCCTCCGGCGACACGGCACATCCGGACGGCTGGTCGCAGGATCGCCCGTCGCCCGCCTGGCACGCGCACTGGCAGGAGCTCATCCCGGCATACCGGGGCTCCGAAACGGGATGA
- a CDS encoding ArsR/SmtB family transcription factor: protein MDAVLQALADPSRRTVLEILRDHEATAGELADALPIARPGVSRHLRVLREAGLVDVRQDAQRRIYSLRPEALVPVDDWLEDYRALWRNRLDALHTEIARGKKARR, encoded by the coding sequence ATGGACGCAGTACTGCAGGCGCTGGCCGATCCGAGTCGGCGCACCGTGTTGGAGATCCTGCGCGATCACGAAGCGACCGCCGGCGAACTGGCCGACGCGTTGCCGATCGCCCGGCCCGGAGTGTCCCGGCACCTGCGGGTGCTTCGGGAGGCCGGGCTGGTCGACGTACGCCAGGACGCGCAACGGCGGATCTACAGCCTGCGCCCGGAAGCGCTTGTGCCGGTTGATGATTGGCTGGAGGACTACCGCGCCCTCTGGCGGAACCGACTGGATGCTCTTCATACCGAGATCGCCCGAGGGAAGAAGGCACGGAGATGA
- a CDS encoding D-arabinono-1,4-lactone oxidase: MADWSNWSGTVTSHPRETVLVRDVAHLQLLCEESMLAGRRVKAVGAGHSFTGIAEPTDVLVRMDRLSGMRSVDEATDRVWVHAGTPLHVLGPELRRRGLAMTNLGDIDRQTIAGAVSTGTHGTGAGFTGLAGQLTGVELVQADGSLLRVTETENAELLPAVTLSLGALGIVTALQIQCVPKFLLHAVEAPATLDETLDGIDERVDGTDHFEFYWFPHTDRVLTKSNTRLTDPAARAPLPAWRSRLDDDLLSNKLFGALNKATTRAPRIIPAINQVSARALSRREFTDWSYRVFASERDVVFRETEMAIPRAAVPDVLRELRSWLARRVEVVTFPVEVRFAAADELWLSTAHRRESGYIAIHQYAGRDHRRYFEAFWSMLAGLDARPHWGKMHDLGASELRSRYPRFDDFAALRDRLDPQRVFTNPYLDRVLG; this comes from the coding sequence TTGGCTGACTGGAGCAACTGGTCCGGTACGGTCACCAGCCACCCCCGGGAGACGGTGCTGGTGCGCGACGTCGCGCACCTGCAGCTGCTGTGCGAGGAGTCGATGCTGGCCGGCCGGCGGGTGAAGGCGGTCGGGGCGGGCCACTCGTTCACCGGGATCGCCGAGCCCACCGACGTCCTGGTGCGGATGGACCGGTTGTCCGGCATGCGCTCGGTCGACGAGGCGACCGACCGGGTGTGGGTGCACGCCGGCACGCCGCTGCACGTCCTCGGGCCGGAGTTGCGACGACGGGGACTGGCGATGACCAACCTCGGCGACATCGACCGGCAGACGATCGCCGGCGCGGTGTCGACCGGCACGCACGGGACCGGTGCCGGCTTCACCGGGCTGGCCGGCCAGCTGACCGGGGTCGAACTCGTGCAGGCCGACGGGTCGTTGCTGCGCGTGACCGAGACGGAGAACGCCGAGCTATTGCCCGCGGTGACCCTCAGCCTCGGCGCGCTCGGCATCGTCACCGCGCTGCAGATCCAGTGCGTGCCGAAGTTCCTGCTGCACGCCGTCGAAGCGCCGGCGACCCTGGACGAGACACTCGACGGCATCGACGAACGGGTCGATGGCACAGACCATTTCGAGTTCTACTGGTTCCCGCACACCGACCGGGTGCTGACGAAGTCCAACACGCGGCTGACCGACCCGGCGGCCCGCGCACCGTTGCCGGCCTGGCGCAGCCGGCTGGACGACGACCTGCTGTCCAACAAGCTGTTCGGCGCGCTCAACAAGGCCACGACCAGGGCGCCGCGGATCATCCCGGCGATCAACCAGGTGTCGGCCCGGGCGTTGTCCCGCCGCGAGTTCACCGACTGGTCCTACCGGGTCTTCGCCTCGGAGCGGGATGTCGTCTTCCGCGAGACCGAGATGGCGATCCCGCGCGCGGCCGTGCCGGACGTGTTGCGTGAACTGCGGTCCTGGTTGGCCCGCAGGGTCGAGGTCGTGACGTTCCCGGTCGAGGTGCGTTTCGCCGCCGCCGACGAGCTGTGGCTGTCGACGGCGCACCGGCGGGAGTCGGGCTACATCGCCATACACCAGTACGCCGGGCGCGACCACCGGCGCTACTTCGAGGCCTTCTGGTCGATGCTGGCCGGACTCGACGCCCGCCCGCACTGGGGCAAGATGCACGACCTCGGCGCTTCCGAATTGCGTTCGCGTTACCCGAGGTTCGACGACTTCGCGGCACTGCGCGACCGCCTCGATCCCCAGCGCGTCTTCACCAACCCCTACCTCGACCGCGTCCTCGGCTGA
- a CDS encoding alanine racemase codes for MKLLRPGRGRPEAPLWRAVRGIGAPVAVLDLEACEHNIAEMRTRAAGLPIRLASKSIRVRGLIERVLAESGYRGVLAYSAAEGRWLAGHGVTDVLVAYPTVDSATVAEVAASDDLRERVTFMADLPEHLRLLDAASGGRPVRVCLDVDSSLDIGPAHLGVHRSSVHTPTQAAEFARLAAGFDTIRLVGLMFYDAQIAGMQDTGPAIRLVKRKSAEELRVRRQAVRAAVEEHAELELVNAGGTGSLHADWDTSVTELAAGSGLFTPALFDAYDDTELRPAAYFASPVVRKPQRDIVVTFSGGYAASGVAGPSRSPRPVHPEGLRLIRAEGAGEVQTPLRGKAARDLQLGDVVWFRHAKAGEMCERFQEIVLVRDGEIVDRLPTYRGEGQNFG; via the coding sequence GTGAAGTTGTTGCGGCCGGGACGGGGCCGGCCGGAGGCACCGTTGTGGCGGGCCGTGCGCGGCATCGGCGCACCGGTCGCGGTCCTCGATCTCGAGGCGTGTGAGCACAACATCGCCGAGATGCGTACCCGGGCTGCCGGCCTGCCGATTCGCCTCGCGTCGAAGTCGATTCGGGTCCGTGGTCTGATCGAGCGGGTGCTCGCGGAGTCCGGCTATCGGGGCGTGCTGGCCTACTCGGCCGCAGAAGGGCGTTGGCTGGCCGGACACGGTGTGACCGACGTGCTGGTGGCCTATCCGACGGTGGACAGCGCGACCGTCGCCGAGGTCGCAGCGTCGGACGACCTGCGTGAACGCGTCACCTTCATGGCCGATCTGCCGGAGCACCTGAGGCTTCTCGACGCCGCGTCCGGTGGCCGGCCGGTGCGGGTGTGCCTGGACGTCGACAGCTCGCTCGACATCGGCCCGGCGCATCTCGGCGTGCACCGGTCGAGTGTGCACACTCCCACTCAGGCCGCCGAGTTCGCCCGACTGGCAGCAGGTTTCGACACGATCCGGCTGGTCGGGTTGATGTTCTACGACGCGCAGATCGCGGGGATGCAGGACACCGGCCCGGCGATCCGTCTGGTGAAGCGGAAGTCGGCCGAGGAGCTGCGGGTCCGTCGACAAGCGGTGCGAGCCGCCGTGGAGGAGCATGCCGAGCTGGAGCTGGTGAACGCCGGCGGGACCGGCAGCCTGCATGCCGACTGGGACACGTCGGTGACCGAGCTGGCCGCAGGATCAGGGCTTTTCACGCCCGCGTTGTTCGACGCGTACGACGACACCGAGTTGCGGCCCGCCGCGTACTTCGCCTCGCCCGTGGTGCGGAAGCCACAACGCGACATCGTGGTGACCTTCAGTGGCGGGTATGCCGCCTCCGGTGTCGCGGGACCGTCCAGGTCGCCCCGACCGGTGCACCCGGAGGGCCTGCGTCTGATCCGCGCCGAAGGAGCCGGCGAGGTCCAGACTCCGTTGCGGGGCAAGGCGGCTCGCGACCTGCAGCTCGGTGACGTGGTGTGGTTCCGGCACGCGAAGGCGGGCGAGATGTGCGAGCGGTTCCAGGAGATCGTGCTGGTGCGTGACGGTGAGATCGTCGACCGGCTGCCGACCTATCGTGGAGAAGGACAGAACTTTGGCTGA
- a CDS encoding TetR/AcrR family transcriptional regulator, which produces MARLSAEDRRVELVEATVRVAVAEGLDAATVRRIAKEAGVPLGTVHYCFGSKAALISAVADSIEQPLIDVSSLERLPTEEALTAAFRAYWEQIGSDRRRQLLIYELLAHLSRGGPESREIARNLMDRVYGAVLDAVRRYAEDLGRTLPVDPELLARLIIAVTDGVSIAWIVTSDDARAQAIMEIFARLLAGVLDAQVDPA; this is translated from the coding sequence ATGGCACGTCTGTCTGCGGAGGATCGTCGGGTCGAGCTGGTCGAGGCGACGGTGCGCGTCGCCGTCGCCGAAGGGCTGGACGCCGCGACCGTGCGCCGCATCGCCAAGGAAGCCGGTGTTCCGCTGGGCACCGTCCACTACTGCTTCGGCTCCAAGGCGGCGCTGATCAGTGCCGTCGCGGACAGCATCGAACAGCCGCTGATCGACGTCAGTTCGCTGGAACGGCTGCCGACGGAGGAGGCGCTGACCGCGGCGTTCCGCGCCTACTGGGAGCAGATCGGCAGTGATCGACGCCGTCAGCTGCTCATCTACGAACTGCTCGCGCATCTGTCCCGTGGCGGCCCGGAGAGCCGGGAGATCGCGCGCAACCTGATGGACCGCGTCTACGGAGCCGTGCTGGATGCGGTCCGGCGGTATGCCGAGGACCTCGGCCGGACGCTTCCGGTCGACCCGGAGCTGTTGGCTCGGCTGATCATCGCCGTCACCGACGGCGTGAGCATCGCGTGGATCGTCACCAGTGACGATGCCCGGGCCCAGGCCATCATGGAGATCTTCGCCCGGCTGCTGGCCGGCGTACTGGATGCGCAGGTGGACCCGGCGTGA
- a CDS encoding polyprenyl synthetase family protein, translated as MSKAATLMPSASRALTDRLTDGLAAVDVRLTEVVQHEDEFIAGASQHLLSGGKRFRPLLTLLASELGTGVNDAVIDAAVGVELTHIASLYHDDVMDAAERRHGKSSVNAAYDNITAIIVGDLLFGRASEIVAGLGSEAARIQAQTFVRLCAGQIRDDRQAPADADPMEHYLGVLADKTGSLIATAARYGAMFGGCPPETVAIMRQYGELVGMVFQLSDDVLDIASDGASGKTPGTDLREGVTTLPVLYARASKDPADDRLKSLLSHPLTDDAEHAEALEILRSHPALEQARRHTEAVADQAVALLEPLGDGDALQVMRDLPGQVASRSV; from the coding sequence ATGAGTAAGGCCGCGACGCTGATGCCGTCGGCCAGCCGGGCGTTGACCGACCGGCTGACCGACGGCCTCGCCGCGGTCGATGTGCGCCTGACCGAGGTCGTGCAGCACGAGGACGAGTTCATCGCGGGTGCCTCCCAGCACCTGCTGTCCGGCGGCAAACGCTTCCGGCCGCTGCTCACCCTGCTGGCCTCGGAGCTCGGGACCGGCGTCAACGACGCGGTCATCGATGCCGCCGTCGGCGTCGAACTCACGCACATCGCCTCGCTCTACCACGACGACGTGATGGATGCCGCCGAGCGACGGCACGGCAAGTCCAGCGTCAACGCCGCTTACGACAACATCACCGCGATCATCGTCGGCGACCTGCTCTTCGGTCGTGCGTCGGAGATCGTGGCCGGCTTGGGCAGTGAGGCTGCGCGCATCCAGGCGCAGACCTTCGTGCGGTTGTGCGCCGGGCAGATCCGCGACGACCGGCAGGCGCCGGCCGACGCGGACCCGATGGAGCACTACCTCGGGGTGCTCGCCGACAAGACCGGCTCGCTGATCGCCACCGCGGCACGGTACGGCGCGATGTTCGGCGGCTGCCCGCCGGAGACCGTGGCCATCATGCGGCAGTACGGCGAACTGGTCGGGATGGTGTTCCAGCTGTCCGACGACGTGCTCGACATCGCCTCCGACGGTGCATCGGGGAAGACCCCGGGCACCGACCTGCGCGAGGGCGTCACGACGTTGCCGGTGCTCTACGCACGGGCCTCGAAGGATCCTGCCGACGATCGGCTGAAGTCGCTCTTGTCGCACCCGTTGACGGACGACGCCGAGCACGCGGAGGCGCTGGAAATTCTCCGCTCGCATCCGGCACTCGAGCAAGCGCGGCGTCATACTGAGGCTGTGGCCGATCAGGCGGTGGCGCTGCTCGAGCCGCTCGGCGACGGAGACGCCCTGCAGGTGATGCGGGATCTGCCGGGGCAGGTGGCCTCCCGCTCGGTCTGA